The Kordia sp. SMS9 DNA window TCCTTGTAAACAATCGGATATTCTTTTTTTCTTACTAAAGTGTTGTACTTTGGAAAGTCTTTCCCATCCATAAACTCACAAACCTTTTTAAGATTCCCGAAAGTAGAAATAACTTCGCAATTTTGTAACAAAACGAAAAATTTTCTGTCTTTTATCTGTTCTTTATATGTAGGCATTGAACAAATATACTAATATTTTCGAATAAAGTTGTATATATCAATATTTTCGAGTATATTTGTATTGTAAATATTGAACTATGTGTAACAAAGCAAAAGATTTAAGGGATTTCGATAGTTTATTTGAGTTATTAGATTATTTTTCTACTGAGGAAAAGTGCGAAGATTATCTTTCGGTTTTACGCTGGAACGGAAACCCTGTGTGTCCACATTGCGAAAGTGACAGAGTTAATATATTGAAAGGTAAGAATAAAAGATACAAGTGTTACGGATGCAGAAAGCAATTTAGCGTTAAGGTTGGAACTATTTTTCATGATACCAAAATATCTCTAAGAAAATGGTTTGTAGCTATTTACCTTGTAACATCACATAAAAAAGGGATTTCCTCGCATCAGTTAGCAAGAGATATAAAAGTGTCTCAAAAAACAGCTTGGTTTATATTACAACGTATAAGAGAAACATATAAACCTGCAAAAGAGAAATTTTCAAATGATGTTGAAGTAGATGAAACATACATAGGCGGTAAAGAAAAGAACAAACACCACAACAAAAGAACACCAAATACACAAGGCAGAAGCGTGAAAACAAAAAAGCCTGTACTTGGAATACTTGAAAGAAACGGAAAAGTTTATGCTATTCCTGTAAAAGACACCAAAGGAAAAACCATAATTCCAATTATGAGAGAAAAAGTGGTTAAAGGTTCTAACGTTTATACAGATGAATACAGAGCGTATCAAGCATTGAAAAAAGACTACAATCACGATATAGTTCGACATTCAGCAGATCAGTACGTTAGCGGTGTAGTTCATACAAATAGTATTGAGAACTTTTGGTCACTATTAAAAAGAGGTATTGATGGAATTTACCACCATGTAAGTGAAAAACATTTGGATAAGTACGTAAATGAGTTTACCTTTAGATATAATAATAGAAATCTAAGTGAAGGCTCAAAGTTTGATATTGCAATAGCTAATGGAGTAAATAAACGCTTAGATTATAAAACACTAATAAGTGAGTAAAAAAGAAAATAAGGACGATGTAGAGCGTCCAAAAGAAGATATTAAAATAGAAGATTCAGAACCAAAATTCAAAGAAGTTTTAACTTCTATTATTAGTAAAAAGCCGAATAAAAATAAAAATTAGTATATTCGCTTAATGAAAAAACGCCAATGGTACGAACATTGACGTTTTAAATTAGCTTTCTGGAGTGCTTAACAGCAAGGATATGAGCCAAGTGTTAACATAACTTTCAGCGATGTATGCTTTTGCAAAGCCCTTCGGCTAATTTTCGACTTTCAGTTAAACGCCGTACTCTAATGAGAAGCCGCACACGTTTAACCTACGGTCTGACACTTCCAAATGAGGGAAGCCAAAACAAGTATTTTACAAGCACTCGAAAGAGTGCTTTTTTATTCTCCAATAACAACTTCTGTTTTTTCTATATTCATTGGTAGCAGATTTTCGTTAGGTCTATATTCCTGTTTAAAATCGTTTTCATCTATCCATGTTGGAAGCCCCCAATAACTTTCTCTGTTAGAACCATTATATTTCACTATTGCTAACTCACTACTTTTCTTTAGTTTTCTAGCTATATTTTTAATATCAATATCATTGGTATTATTAAGCTTGTCAAATGTTTTTTGAACTTCATCTAATTTAACAGCATTCTTTAACGTGTTATTAAATATCCACATTATTTGCTTCGATCTGTTAGCCCTTAAAGGGAATGAGTTTTCGTCTTCGATAACTGTTGGCTCTTCGTAAACAATAGAAACCTGCTTATCTTTTCCATATCCGTATGAATCTAGTAGCAAGTCTATTGCTTCTATTCTGTTTTGCAAAGACTTTCTTTCTTTTAATAATTCATCTATTAATACCATTTCTTTTCTTGTGAAGATTAATACAAAGCAAAGATATAAATTAAATTTAATAATAAAAATAAAAATTAAATAAAATCAAATAAAAGTAAAATACACTTTACTATCATGGTATTGTTTGTAATATTAATGACGCATAAGATGTTTTTAATATTTGCTTATTAATAAAAGATTAAAGTAAAATGTATTTTACTAAATGCACAAAAAAATGTATGTTTTTTTTAGATAAATGTATTTACATTATATTGTTATCTTTGATTCAAAGACGAATACCATGAATATACGTTTACCAAAAGACGAAGACATAAATATCGCAAACGGCGAAGACATAGCGCGTATCATGCGCAAAATACTATTAAGGCAAAATCGACTGCATCCTAAAAAGGAATACTTTTGGACTATTGGATTAAGCGCGGGAAATGATATTGACTACATAGAATTAGTATCATTCGGAAAAATAAGCCTTGATAAAATCGAGCCCGTAGACGTTCTAAGCTTCGCAGTATCGAAAAAATGTACTAAAATTGTGATTTGTCACAACAAAACAAAAGGAAATCTACAACCAAGTAGAAGCGCGCAGAAACTTACCTATAAAATACTACAAGGCGCAAAGACACTAAATATTTTACTGCTTGACCACATAATTATATGTGAAAACGAAGAATATTTCAGTTTTGGAGATAGTAAAGCGTTTCCTAAAGAGGGAGATTTTTAAAATATTGTCTTTGGGTTACGCAGGGTTATCATTGCCATTTTTAATCATGAAAAATGAAAATTTAGAAAATTCTCTTTTTGAGACTTTAACCGATAATACTTTAGATTTAGGATGTGACATAAGTGAGTTAACAATAGATCAATTTATAGAAAATGATATGTTAAAAGACATCCCTTTCTTCTCTCTTTTTTACAAAAGTTTTAAAGCTATTCAAGGAGTTAGAGAAACATTATTCATAATGAAAGTTTATAAATTTATAAAAGAATTTGAAAAAATTAAGCAAAATGAAAAAATTCAATTCAACAATAAAATAACTTCTAATAAAAAAGAAAGAATTAAAGTAGGACAAACTCTTATTATGATTCTTGACAAAATTGAGGAAGTAGATAAAACACAAATAATAGCAAATCTTTTTTCTGCATATATAAGATCTGAAATTACTAAATCAGAATTTACTAAACTCGCATCCATAGCCGAAAAAGTTTTTATAGATGAGTTGTTATTATTTTCTAAAATGAAAGACTATGATGAAATTGATCTTGAAGTTCAAGCTAATCTCAGCTCTGTTGGATTAATGTTTCCAATAATTATGGATACAAAATCAATTTATGGAGATTCTGTGTTAATTGATGAAATTAATAATAAAAATAGGATCGTTTATGTAATTAGCAAATTAGGTCTTAAAATGAAAAAACATGCTTTACATAATAAACTTATAATCTCTTAAAAAACATTAAACCTCTAATCAAACCCTATTTTTAAAAATACAATCCAAATACTAAAAGCAATTACCATAAGATTTTGAAATGTTACCAAAACTTGGTAACTTTGAGTGAAATCATTTTTTTATGGGGAAAAACACATCTATATCACTAGGAAATCATTTTGAAGAATTTATTAACGAAGAAGTGAAGTCTGGCAGATACACTTCTGTGAGTGAAGTGATTCGCTCAGCTTTACGCTTACTTGAAAGTGAAGAAAAAAAAGAACGTGCTTTGATTAAGGCCTTGGAGATTGGAGAACAAAGTGGATTTGTTGAAGATTTTAATCCTGATGAAAATTTAAAAGCACTGCATCGTAAACACCTATGAGTTCCTCTAATTATCGCATCAGTAAAGAAGCTATTAAAGATTTGAACTCTATTTGGACGTACACCTTTCAAAAATGGTCTAAAGCGCAAGCAGATTCTTATTATCAAACTATTATTAGTGAATTTCAATATATCTCAGATAATTTCTTGATTGGGAAATCGGTTGAAAATACTAGAAAAAATTATCGTGTATTAAAAGTTAAATCACACCTCATATTCTATAGAAAAATAGATGATAATATTGTTGAGATCGTTAGAATTTTACATCAACAAATGGATAGTAAAAAAAGATTATAGTAATTAAATAGATTCTAAATAATTACCTAGACATATAAACTAACAAACTCCTAAACTCCTTTTAACAAATCATTATAAACCCCAAAACACCATAAAATAAAATTAATCGTTTATATTTGAACAAATGTTTAGTTAGGAATGCAATTCAAATACCCAGAAGTACTTTACGCACTATTTTTACTCCTTATTCCTATTCTCGTTCACCTTTTTCAGTTACGACGTTTTGAGAAAACCGCATTTACGAATGTCAAATTTCTCCAAAATGTAATTCTGCAAACGCGAAAGAGTTCACAGTTAAAGAAATGGCTGATTCTCTGTACGCGCTTGTTAGCCATTGCTGGCTTAGTGTTTGCCTTTGCACAACCGTATTTTGCGAATCGTGATATTGTGAAAACGGAGAAAGAAACGGTGATTTATCTCGACAATTCGTTTAGCATGCAAAGCAAAGGTGAAAAAGGTGCATTATTGAAACGCGCCGTGCAAGAATTGCTAAACACGGTTCCCGAAGAAGAAGAAATTTCGATTTTTACAAACACAGAAACCTTTAAGAATACGACGATTAAAAGTATTCGAAATGAATTGTTACGCTTAGAATATTCGCATGAACAAGAACCGATTCCTAGTGTGATTCTGAAAGGAAGAAAACTATTTTCAAAACAACAAAATTCTGTCAAAAACCTAATTCTGATCTCTGATTTTCAGCAGAATGAACAATTGTCAGTTCAGACAGACAGTACATTCACAACAAATTATATTCAACTGAAACCTTCCAATGGCAACAATATTGCGCTCGATAGTCTGTACATTGCCGAACAAGACGCAAATTCGGTAAAAATTGCCGTTGTAGTGAAAAATTCAGGTGTTCCGGTGCAAGATGTGCCCGTTTCATTGTATGATGGCGAAAGTCTGATTGCAAAATCGTCTGTGAGTTTGGAGGCGGAAAAAAGCTCGGAAGTGCGCTTTTCCATTCCTTCCAACAAAGTAATTCAAGGAAATGTGCGCATTGATGATACAAGTTTGCAATTTGACAACAATCTGTTCTTCAACATTAACAAACCCGAAAAAATTAATGTGCTCGCCATCAACGAAGCAGATGATGAATTTCTGAAAAAACTATACACGGACGACGAATTCAACCTGATTTCTTCACCACTCACACAATTGAATTATAACGACATTTCTACACAACAATTGGTCATTTTGAATGAATTAAAAACCATTCCGAATCCGTTGTTGACAGCACTGCGTAGTTTCAAACAAAACGGTGGTTCACTCGTGATCATTCCCGCCAAGGAAAGCAATCTAGCAAGCTATAACGAACTTTTAAAAACAAATGGGTTTAGCTTTTTACAAGAAGTGAAAGACACCAACGAAAAGAAAATTACCAAGATTAACTTTTCGCATCCGTTGTTTACCAATGTGTTTGAGAAAGAAGTGACAAATTTTCAATATCCGAAAGTAAATCAGTATTACGGTTTGGTGACGACTGCCGCAATTTTACGGTTTGAAAATAATCTGCCATTTTTGATCGAAAATAACGAAACATACATATTTACGGCACCGATTAATACTGAAAATTCCAACTTTAAAAATTCGCCCTTAATCGTTCCAATTCTCTATAATATTGGAAAAAATAGCTTGCGTTTAACCAATTTATATTACACGCTAGGGCGCGAAAATACCTTTGATGTACAAACATCTCTCGGACAAGATGCCGTCTTAACGATTGCAAAAGCTGATGAAGAATTTATTCCGCTACAACAAACCACCAATACCAAAGTTCGATTGACTACAGAGGAATTTCCAGCAAAAGCAGGTATTTATAGCATCAAAAATCAAGCTGCTGAATTACAACAAATTAGCTATAATTTTGATCGAAACGAAAGTGCATTACAATACCATACTATCAAAAATCTGTATCCTGAAAATACGCATACAACCGTGGCGCAATTTTTTGAAGATTTAAAAAATGAACAGTCCGTAGCTTCGCTTTGGAAATGGTTTGTTATTTTTGCGCTAGTATTTCTAGGTATTGAAATGTTGATTTTAAAATTCGTTAAATGAACCTCATCATAAAATCCGCCACTATCATTGATGCAGCGAGTGAACATCATCACGCTACAAACGATATTTTGATAGAAAACGGAATCATCACACAGATTGCCACTTCCATAGAAAATCCAAACAATTACGACGTTATTTCACTTGAAAACCTCCATATTTCGCAAGGTTGGTTTGATAGCAGCGTGAGTTTGGGTGAACCTGGATTTGAAGAACGCGAAACGATTGAAAATGGATTGAAAACGGCTGCAAAAAGTGGTTTTACAGGAATTGCAGTAAATCCGAACGCACATCCAATTGCCGATACGAAAGCAGATATTGCCTTTTTAAAAGCACAAGCCTTTGAAAATGCCGTGAACCTCTACCCTATTGGCGCGTTGACGAATGCAAGTGAAAGTGTGGATTTGGCGGAACTATTTGATATGAAAAACGCGGGCGCGATTGCGTTTGGCGATTATCAAAAAGCCATTGAAAATCCGAACTTGCTGAAGATTTCGTTGTTATATGCAGCTAATTTTGACGGTTTGGTATTGTCCTTTCCACAAGAACGTAAAATTGCAGGAAAAGGAATTGTCAACGAAGGACACAACAGTACGCGATTAGGCTTAAAAGGCATTCCGTCCTTGGCGGAAGAATTGCACGTGGCGCGCGATTTGTTTTTGTTGGAATATACCAAAGGGAAATTACACATTCCGACGATTTCTACAGCAAAATCGGTTCAGTTAATTCGGGAAGCGAAAGCAAAAGGTTTGAATATAAGTTGCTCGGTTGCGATTCATAATCTCATCATGACGGATGCAGAATTGGAAGAATTTGACACCAATTACAAAGTATTGCCTCCATTGCGCACAGAAAACGACCGAATTGCGTTGATAGAAGGTTTGCAAGACGGAACCATTGACATGGTGACTTCCGATCACAATCCGATTGACGTAGAACATAAAAAAGTAGAATTTGACAATGCCATGTATGGAACGATTGGTTTGGAAACTGCTTTTGGTGCCTTGCAAACGATATTTGATACAGAAACGACAGTAAAATTACTGAGTTCTGGAAAAGAACGATTTGGTGTGGAAACTTCGTCAATTTCAGTAGGACAAAAAGCGAATTTCACGCTTTTCAATCCAGAAGGAAATTACACATTTACCAAAAAACACATTCACAGTAGCTCACAAAACAGTGCTTTTTTAGGCAAACAATTAAAAGGAACTGTGTACGGAATCATTCATAATCAACAAAAAGTAGTTTCGTAATGGATGCAAAAACCATAGAAGAAGGTAGACAAGCCGCGATGATTTCGTACTTGACACTTATTGGACTCGTAATTGCCTATTCGATGAACATGGAAGTCAAAAACAAATATGCTGCCATGCACATTCGTCAGTCCTTAGGATTGAATATTATGTTTTATTCCATTGCCATTTTTGTTGGCTATTTTAATAGTTGGATGGTTTCTGGACCGTTTTACGTGTTTTTCGTCGTATTATGGACCTTTGGATTCGTCAATGCCATACAACGCGAACACCTACCAATTCCACTCGTCGGCGATTATTTCCAGGAATGGTTTAAAAATTTTTAACACACATCAACATGCAACCAAAAAAACTATCACTCCATCATATCATCAGAATGCCAAAAGTGGAAACAGAAAACGCACCTGCGATTATTTTGTTGCACGGCTATGGAAGTAATGAAGAAGATTTGTTTTCGTTTGCCAAAGAATTGCCTGAGAATCTATTTGTGATTTCGGTTCGCGCACCTAGAGATTTGCAACCATACGGATATTCTTGGTATGACATTCACTACACGGCGACGGAAAAAATAAGCAATGACGAACACGCGATTGAATCGAGAGATTTGGTAGCACAGTTTATTGATGAAGTTATTGCGAATTATCCTGTGGATGCAAAAAATGTAACGTTGCTAGGATTCAGTCAAGGAACAATTTTGAGTTATTCTGTAGCGTTTACCTATCCTAAAAAAGTAAAAAATGTAGTTGCGTTGAGCGGTTATTTGAATCACAATATCTTTGATTTTGATACTGATAAAAACTATCATCATTTAAACTTTTACTGTTCTCATGGAAGTGTAGATCAAGTCATTCCTGTAGCAGCCGCACGCCAGATTGAACCGTTTATGAAAGAACACAAGCTCAATTACGTGTACGAAGAATATCCTGTGGGACATGGTGTTACTCCGCAAAACTTTTATTCGTTTAGAACTTGGTTGGAGAAACGGATTTAGCTTAGAAAAATTAGCCTATTTTCAAAATGTGAAAATAGACTAGTTTTCAATAAAAAAAATTACGGTGCTTATTATCTACCTACTGTATTAGTTTTCCACGTGGGAGAATAAATGACAAAATTTCCATCATTTTGAACTTTAGCAAACCCACCTGCATACTTTCTATTACTTGATTTCCATAAGATTTTTCCGCTTCCTCTTTGTATGACAAGTCTACCACTATTTTTCATAATACACTTATTACGATCATCTTCTTTGACATGAGTTCGCCAAATTACCTCATCATTGATTGCATTGTATAAAAAGAGATTTCCTTTAGTGGAAAATCGTAACTTATAATTTTTATTCTCAGAGAAAATCTCGCTTCCTCTATTTAATACTTCTCCAGATAATAATCTGTCTTTTGACATGATTTAAAATTTTAATTGGTTTTTCCTACTCTATTTAAGCTTTTCGGATGTCGCTCGTAGAAAGCTTTTAAGACGTCTTTTTGTTGCTTTTACAGTGTAAATGTATTTACGATATTGTTATGAAAATGATTTTTTTCGTGAGTGAAGAAAAATTAGAAGTCAATGAAGAATTATGCAGAATAAAATTATAGAAACAACTTAAATATGATCATGAAAGCAACAGATTGCCATGATTCGCTCGCAACGAATCGTAGTTTTAGCTTGTTTGTTAGCACAAGTATAAATTCAAGCTAACTTTCTTTTAAAACGTTTTTGAGAAGTAGCTGGATTGTGTTTGAAAAGTTTCTCAATACTCAATACTAACACCAAAAACCTAAAAAACCAACTCATGTGTTGGTTGATCATTCTCGTAATCGAATAGTTTGGAGTAATCCATAATGTTGGAGATGCCTTCCAATTGACAGAGATACGCAATCACTGCGGAAAGTCCGTTGAAAAGGATTTCTTTGTCTCTGGGATTGTCAGGTTTTTTATTTTTGTGATGAAATGGAAGTTCATATCCGCAAGCATCTAAGAAAACAGCTTCGATTTTTAACAATTCTACAGGTGTGTAGCCGCCAAATTTACGTCCAAAACCTTGATTCACCTTTCCAACATAGTTCAACTCTAGTGAACCGTGATCGTCTGAAAGATGCTTCCAACTATCGGTATTGTCTAGGATGTTTCCAACCGCACACTGTTTGCAACATTCCGGATTGATGGTGTTGTTAT harbors:
- a CDS encoding type II toxin-antitoxin system ParD family antitoxin, with protein sequence MGKNTSISLGNHFEEFINEEVKSGRYTSVSEVIRSALRLLESEEKKERALIKALEIGEQSGFVEDFNPDENLKALHRKHL
- a CDS encoding BatA domain-containing protein, which encodes MQFKYPEVLYALFLLLIPILVHLFQLRRFEKTAFTNVKFLQNVILQTRKSSQLKKWLILCTRLLAIAGLVFAFAQPYFANRDIVKTEKETVIYLDNSFSMQSKGEKGALLKRAVQELLNTVPEEEEISIFTNTETFKNTTIKSIRNELLRLEYSHEQEPIPSVILKGRKLFSKQQNSVKNLILISDFQQNEQLSVQTDSTFTTNYIQLKPSNGNNIALDSLYIAEQDANSVKIAVVVKNSGVPVQDVPVSLYDGESLIAKSSVSLEAEKSSEVRFSIPSNKVIQGNVRIDDTSLQFDNNLFFNINKPEKINVLAINEADDEFLKKLYTDDEFNLISSPLTQLNYNDISTQQLVILNELKTIPNPLLTALRSFKQNGGSLVIIPAKESNLASYNELLKTNGFSFLQEVKDTNEKKITKINFSHPLFTNVFEKEVTNFQYPKVNQYYGLVTTAAILRFENNLPFLIENNETYIFTAPINTENSNFKNSPLIVPILYNIGKNSLRLTNLYYTLGRENTFDVQTSLGQDAVLTIAKADEEFIPLQQTTNTKVRLTTEEFPAKAGIYSIKNQAAELQQISYNFDRNESALQYHTIKNLYPENTHTTVAQFFEDLKNEQSVASLWKWFVIFALVFLGIEMLILKFVK
- a CDS encoding JAB domain-containing protein gives rise to the protein MNIRLPKDEDINIANGEDIARIMRKILLRQNRLHPKKEYFWTIGLSAGNDIDYIELVSFGKISLDKIEPVDVLSFAVSKKCTKIVICHNKTKGNLQPSRSAQKLTYKILQGAKTLNILLLDHIIICENEEYFSFGDSKAFPKEGDF
- a CDS encoding bulb-type lectin domain-containing protein; translated protein: MSKDRLLSGEVLNRGSEIFSENKNYKLRFSTKGNLFLYNAINDEVIWRTHVKEDDRNKCIMKNSGRLVIQRGSGKILWKSSNRKYAGGFAKVQNDGNFVIYSPTWKTNTVGR
- a CDS encoding alpha/beta hydrolase — its product is MQPKKLSLHHIIRMPKVETENAPAIILLHGYGSNEEDLFSFAKELPENLFVISVRAPRDLQPYGYSWYDIHYTATEKISNDEHAIESRDLVAQFIDEVIANYPVDAKNVTLLGFSQGTILSYSVAFTYPKKVKNVVALSGYLNHNIFDFDTDKNYHHLNFYCSHGSVDQVIPVAAARQIEPFMKEHKLNYVYEEYPVGHGVTPQNFYSFRTWLEKRI
- a CDS encoding IS1595 family transposase, whose protein sequence is MCNKAKDLRDFDSLFELLDYFSTEEKCEDYLSVLRWNGNPVCPHCESDRVNILKGKNKRYKCYGCRKQFSVKVGTIFHDTKISLRKWFVAIYLVTSHKKGISSHQLARDIKVSQKTAWFILQRIRETYKPAKEKFSNDVEVDETYIGGKEKNKHHNKRTPNTQGRSVKTKKPVLGILERNGKVYAIPVKDTKGKTIIPIMREKVVKGSNVYTDEYRAYQALKKDYNHDIVRHSADQYVSGVVHTNSIENFWSLLKRGIDGIYHHVSEKHLDKYVNEFTFRYNNRNLSEGSKFDIAIANGVNKRLDYKTLISE
- a CDS encoding type II toxin-antitoxin system RelE/ParE family toxin, giving the protein MSSSNYRISKEAIKDLNSIWTYTFQKWSKAQADSYYQTIISEFQYISDNFLIGKSVENTRKNYRVLKVKSHLIFYRKIDDNIVEIVRILHQQMDSKKRL
- a CDS encoding Na(+)-translocating NADH-quinone reductase subunit F, with the protein product MIISKRFEDAIRKLYEAFHNNTINPECCKQCAVGNILDNTDSWKHLSDDHGSLELNYVGKVNQGFGRKFGGYTPVELLKIEAVFLDACGYELPFHHKNKKPDNPRDKEILFNGLSAVIAYLCQLEGISNIMDYSKLFDYENDQPTHELVF
- a CDS encoding dihydroorotase family protein, with translation MNLIIKSATIIDAASEHHHATNDILIENGIITQIATSIENPNNYDVISLENLHISQGWFDSSVSLGEPGFEERETIENGLKTAAKSGFTGIAVNPNAHPIADTKADIAFLKAQAFENAVNLYPIGALTNASESVDLAELFDMKNAGAIAFGDYQKAIENPNLLKISLLYAANFDGLVLSFPQERKIAGKGIVNEGHNSTRLGLKGIPSLAEELHVARDLFLLEYTKGKLHIPTISTAKSVQLIREAKAKGLNISCSVAIHNLIMTDAELEEFDTNYKVLPPLRTENDRIALIEGLQDGTIDMVTSDHNPIDVEHKKVEFDNAMYGTIGLETAFGALQTIFDTETTVKLLSSGKERFGVETSSISVGQKANFTLFNPEGNYTFTKKHIHSSSQNSAFLGKQLKGTVYGIIHNQQKVVS